GGCGTCGGTCAGCTCGCCGTAGGTGACGAAGCCGTCGGCGAGCGAGCCGTGCGTCGCGAGCGACTCCTCGAGGGCGTCGTAGCCCTCGTCGATCTGCTGCGCGAGGGTCGCACCCTCGTCGCCGGTCGCGACGGCGAAGTCCTCGACGAGCGAGAACGCCATCTTCGAGCCCTCGACATTGGCGGCGAAGTCCCACAGGTCGGTGCCCGACCACCAGTCCTCCTCGCCGGTGATCTTGCCGGTGGCGACCTCGTCCAGGAGCGCGATCGCACCGTTGGAGATGCCCGCGACGCCCTGCGCGTCGAGCGCGGCCTGGAAGTCGGTCGAGTGGACGTAGTCGTTCAACTCGGCGACGTCGGCGATCAGCTGGTCACCGAAGGCGGCGCGCTCGGCATCCGTCGACGGCGCCCAGTCCTGCCACGCGGGGGTCTCGCCGTCGGCGTTGAGTGCGTCCTTCTCGGGCACCCAGAGGTCCTTCTCGATGCGGTGGAAGCCGGTCCAGTCGAGGCCTTCGGCCACGGCATCCACTTCGCGGTAGTCGATGCGGGGGTCGAGGTCGCCCAGCGACTCCGCGACCGGCTCGATCCGCTCGTAGAAGGCGCGCACCTGCGGGAACTGCGTCCGCGCGGTCTCATCGTCGCCCGACTCGTAGGCCGCGACGAACTCGTCGACCGCCGGCACGAGCTGCTCGACCTGGTCCTTGACGAACGCGGCGTAGAGGTCGACGGCCCGCTGCTTCTGCTCGGCGTCGTCACCCGTGGCGGCGACCGCGTCGCCCGAGACCGTGAAGCCGGCCCGGCCGACGCCCTCGCCGACCATGCCCGGCTTGCAGAGAGTGAAGTACTCGCCGGGCTGCGCGACGACGGTGAGCGTGCGCGACGCGCCGGGCGCGATGTTCTCGACCTCGCCGACGATCCGCAGGCCGTCATCGGCCAGCAGGTAGAACTCGCTCACCTGCGAGCTGTCGTTCGCCACCTGGAAGGTCAGCGTCCCGCTCGTGGCCGTTCCCGTGGACACCTCGCAGGACGTGTCGGTGGAGGTGACGGTCAGCGCGTCGCTCGCGGCGACGTCGGCCTTGGCGACGCAGCCGGCGAGGGCGAGCGCAGTCACGCCGGCGACGGCGAGGACCGCGAGGGGCTGGGCGGTGACGAGGCGGGTCATGATGCTCCTTGCTGTGCACGGGACGGGGAGAGGGATGCCGTGGCGGTGGCGCCGGCATCCGTCGAGGCTGCTTGCGGGGAAGCGGGGCGACGGCGACGGAGACCGCGGACGAAGAACGTGCCGACGATGGCGACGTACAACGTCCACGCGATCACCTGCAGCCAGGTCATCAGCGGCATGAAGCCCACGGTCGCCTGCAGCACCGCGGCGAGCGGGCCGCCGGGGGCGACCGACGCGCTCACGTCGAACGCCCAGCCGAAGGGGAATCCACTGAGGCCCACGGCGACCGCGCCGGTGGCGGGGTCGAGGGGAGCGGTCGCGGAGAACGGCCCCGGAAGGGCGCCGGCTTCCTGCAGGTCGTGTATCGCGTACGCGAGCACGCCCGCGGCGACGATCACGAGGAACGCGCCGGTCCACGCGAAGAAGACGCGGAGGTCGAGGCGCAGCATGCCGCGGGCGAGCAGCCAGCCGAGGAGCACGGCGGCGGCGAGCCCGAGCAGGGCGCCGACGAGGGCGGAAGGGGCGTCGCCGAACGACTGCACCATCGACCACAGCAGCAGGGTCGTCTCGATGCCCTCGCGGGCGACGGACACGAAACCGATGACGACGATGCCCCATGCCCACGTCACGCCCCGGGTCGCTGCGCGTCCCGCGGAGCCTCCGCCGCGGGGGCCCAGCCCGTCGGTGGCGAGCGCGCGATCGATCTCGCCTTCGAGGCTGGACTTCAGGGTGCGCGCCGTGCGCTGCATCCAGAAGATCATCCAGGTGACCATGCCCACCGCGAGCAACGACAGGAGTCCGCCGATGAGTTCCTGCGCCTCGAAGGTGAGTGCATAGGAGCCGAAGGTGAGCACCGCGCCGATGCCGAGTGCCAGCGCGACCGCGAGGCCGATGCCCGTCCAGAGTCGGGGCAGCACGTCGCGGCGACCGACGCGGGTGAGGTAGGCGACCAGGATGCCGACGACGAGCGCGGCTTCGAGGCCTTCGCGGAGGCCGATGAGGAAGGTGGCGAGCACGGGGTCTCTTCGGGGTGTGGCGGATGCGAGGCCGGTGCCTGCTGCCCCGTTGCAGCCTTCGGTTTGTCACCTTAGGTTAGGCGAACCTCACTCGCGAGAGCGTACACCGCGGACCGCGTCGATTCCAACCCCTGGGAGGAGGAGGGTCAGCTCAGAAGGGGCATGGTGAGGAGGAAGAGGGGCCCCGCGATCAGGGAGGCGGTGAGGATGAAGGTGCCGGCGGCGAAGAACTCGAACGGCACCCCGTGCGGGCTGCGGCGACGGACGGCGGCGTACACGATCGATGCCAGCACCGCGGCCGCGCTGATCAGTCCGGTGAGCCACGGCACGCCCGAGACCACCACCGCCTGCGGCAGGAGGAGGTACCCGAGGAAGACGGCATTGGTGCCGGTCGACAGCAGCGCGACGCCGAGCACGACCCACACCGAGTTGATGATGGCGAGGATCTGCACCCTCCGCAGGTAGGCAGAGCGCGGCGGTGGGGGAACAGGCGTGCCGGCGGGTGCTGGCCGT
This genomic window from Candidatus Microbacterium phytovorans contains:
- a CDS encoding peptidase M75 family protein → MTRLVTAQPLAVLAVAGVTALALAGCVAKADVAASDALTVTSTDTSCEVSTGTATSGTLTFQVANDSSQVSEFYLLADDGLRIVGEVENIAPGASRTLTVVAQPGEYFTLCKPGMVGEGVGRAGFTVSGDAVAATGDDAEQKQRAVDLYAAFVKDQVEQLVPAVDEFVAAYESGDDETARTQFPQVRAFYERIEPVAESLGDLDPRIDYREVDAVAEGLDWTGFHRIEKDLWVPEKDALNADGETPAWQDWAPSTDAERAAFGDQLIADVAELNDYVHSTDFQAALDAQGVAGISNGAIALLDEVATGKITGEEDWWSGTDLWDFAANVEGSKMAFSLVEDFAVATGDEGATLAQQIDEGYDALEESLATHGSLADGFVTYGELTDADKRELTDLLNALAEPLSQLTSTVLQ
- a CDS encoding FTR1 family protein; the encoded protein is MLATFLIGLREGLEAALVVGILVAYLTRVGRRDVLPRLWTGIGLAVALALGIGAVLTFGSYALTFEAQELIGGLLSLLAVGMVTWMIFWMQRTARTLKSSLEGEIDRALATDGLGPRGGGSAGRAATRGVTWAWGIVVIGFVSVAREGIETTLLLWSMVQSFGDAPSALVGALLGLAAAVLLGWLLARGMLRLDLRVFFAWTGAFLVIVAAGVLAYAIHDLQEAGALPGPFSATAPLDPATGAVAVGLSGFPFGWAFDVSASVAPGGPLAAVLQATVGFMPLMTWLQVIAWTLYVAIVGTFFVRGLRRRRPASPQAASTDAGATATASLSPSRAQQGAS